The Betta splendens chromosome 2, fBetSpl5.4, whole genome shotgun sequence nucleotide sequence TGGGAGCAGGTTCCTGATGTGAGAGTGGCAACAAACAGAAGTAAACAGTGAGAACGAGCACAGCATCTCTTTGGCCGCCTGCGTGGAAATTCATCTGAGAGGACTCACTTTTTCTGCACAACTTTGGCCAGAAGCAATACACATATCTGAAACCTCAGGTCATCTTGGCACTGGTCAGTCTCCACCATCATGTGAGTGCATAAACTCCAGATCAAGTCCCTCGATGAAATCCTAGACTAAACTGCGTCTGTGGAATTTATTTGTTAGAGACATTGGCGCTATGGAAAATCACTCGCCTCCACGGGATGTGTACTTCACATAACTACATGGATGCCGTTCATCGCCTCGTTTGCTGGTCAATATGTTATAATTGAAAGCGTATGGTGGCAATGGAACGGTGACTCCTGGAAATCACCAGTTgaatgagcaggaggagaaggagagggagcctAAAAGGCAGAGTGTTTTCTTTAGAGAGCTGAAAAGCTCGACGGGCTACATGAGACCTCTCCTTTAGAATCTATCACACGGATAAAAATAAACCAGAACAGGATCATTTAGGGAAAGACTTTATCTGTTGTGTTGAAATAATTGCCGTGCAGGATGCTCAAGTATCAAAGGTAAACATGGAGACAGTGTGATGTACTTATAATTCAATACTTTTCCCTATTTTACTCTGTGGTCCAGACAGTTACCTCAATTGCTTTCCCATTACTCTGTCTGGAAATCCGGCGATGACTGATGATATAGAGCTCCTCTAATCAAAGCCTCCCTCTTTAAAGTAATTGCCAGCTACAGTGGAGTGAATAGTATGTTTGCTTTCAAATGTAGGAGGAACTCAGGCATAATGTTCCAATGGAAGTATTAAGACGATATGTGAGTGCTGTGAACTATAGACCAGGTCCTCATGTAATGTACAAACAAATACGTTTGtggatttgaaaaaaaacatctaaagaCAGATCATCTTTAGAAGACAGACATGGCTAAGTTGCAAGTcatttgtactgtatgaagGAAAGTGGCCACTTTATTGGGTACAGTCTCATTATTCCAGCAAAGCAGTTCTGTCATTAATTGTACTTTACGTGGTTAtaattccttgtttttttttaagttggaCTGGTCAGAAAGGTGATAATGGTggtatgtgtttattatttagatCACAGTGGGAGCTGGAGTTCAGTATATTAGAAGATGGGTTTAAAGGTTTGAACAgcattcatttacataaaatGACTGACCCACATCAATGTAGACAAAAACGTTTCTTAAAATCTACCAGAGGTCGATAGTGTCCTTAACCCTGCAGCATGAGTCTTAAATATTTGATCATCATATATAAAACTTTGCAAAGCTCCATCCAATTCTCCAACAGAGCTCTGTTCCCCAGGCAGTTCGCCCTGTCATCAGAATGTTGTGGGTTTTTGTCCGCTTTGTCTCCATAAACCATAACGACTGGTGTATCCTTGGAAGTTGCACAGAACATATGTTTCAAAGCACCGGCCTGTCGTCTTTGTTTTGCCGAATTATTGGTTTATATAGAGGTCATCATGTTTCCTCGCCAAAcatgtgctttttttatttgtctgtaaAACGTAACTCGCTTTGTTTGAGTGCACTGGGTTATGACTACAGCAGTTAGGTTGCAGTGCGATAAATCATGTTCACAGAGCTGGCTTGCTAATTATTATGGGTAAAAAATATGTCTtgcaaataattagctttaactCTTGAGCTTGGAAAAATaagactttttttgttttacctttAAATCTTGAAAGAACAATTGTGTCTTATTGTGTCTGGAAAAGTGATGTCATCATAGAGGTTAATCTGTCCAGACTGTCTCACAGTTGGGCAGTGTATGTTTGGgatctgtccatggtgctggatcaatatgttttaataatttaaaagatATTTAGAAAGTGTTCTGCTTACAGTCACAATATATAAACTGAGTTTAAAAAATGATTATTATTCTGACATTTACTGTTACATTGTAGTTCATTGTGTAATTTTGATATTTTATGTTGTTATTTTTGTACAGTGTTGGTTTCAAAGTAGCAGCTACAAGTGAGAAGCATACAGGTTCATTAAGGTTACAGTTCAGCTACATGTGTTTTATTACTCATATCCCCACATTCCTCAAGAGGTGTGTCTCAGCATAACTGTTTGAGAGCCAAAATATGTCTACCTGGTGGGTATGGCAGCTTAGTGTTACAAACCCCACGTCTCTGCAAAAGGTCACTGTTTGACATTTATCAAACCTGACATTCATATTTTTACAGGGCCCAGCAGGACTGCAGCTAACACCTGGTTGGATTCAACGCATGGCCATCGTCCCACTCATGCCTTGAAAAAAACCCAAGAAACAACCTAAAGTGAGGGGAAGTAGAGGCTAAAGAAACACTCACAGCTTTGGGTTAGAGAGGAGCAGAAGTCAGTTAGTAAGTAGGCACTTTGTTGTTTTGCACTGTGGGTGGTTGCTGTTGGCAGTTCAAGCCAAATCCAAGTACATTTTTGTCCACATGATGGTGCAAGTTGACTTACTTGAGGTTGCTTTAGGAGCGTACTTTAAAACCCACTTGTACTCTGATGTGCATAAAAGCTACACATATTTTGAAGCTTGGGCCACAGCATTGGACATTGGACATGTTTAAAAACACTCTATTTAAATAATTCCTCTGAGAAATGTAAGTGTAGGTCTCATTAcaaaatatttctgctttctaaACTTTTCAGTCATGTTTTACAACACAAAAATTccacagtggagaaaaacaTACATTCCCCCATTActgtttattttcacacatgTTCTTGGCAACATATGGCCAGTTTTTGGCACTGACATGTTTAAAAGATTAAGTATTTACATTCAGAACTGACCACATGCCCTGTGAAGACATCTAAGTGGTATATATttaggtatatatatatttatttaagttttatCAGCATATGCTGTTTGTAATTTACTTCAATGACACAAAGAAAGTATGAAATAGATAGACATAATAGAAGACAGTGCCCATGGACAAAACACTAACATCATCTTTATCAGTGACGATGCACAAACTAAAACATCTTATATACGTTGTCCTCTCCACTGCAGAAAATGGTGGCTGTACCACTCCATTCCCTCTACCTTCTCATCAGTGTCTTACAGCTGGGTTTTTTACAAAAGGCCCAAGGCGGAGCATATTATGGACATAAACAACCACCCCAACAGCACCAGCCCCTGCCACAGTACAATGATGGGTATCCACAACAACAGTTTCTGGGCAATGAGATGCCAATAATGCCATTACTGCCTCAGTATGGAAAAGAGCTTCCTCATCTGCCTTTGCAAAAGGGCAAAGAAAGACCATTGATTGAGGGCAAAGGTGAGGTTAACCTGTAACTGAAAAATTATCCTGATCTTCTGGCTGTTTTAGGGTCAGTGCCCATTTGTTGATCTTTCTCCATTTTTCCCAGGACAAACATTCCCCAGAGGATCTAAAGGGCCACTTCCCCCTCTTCCTAGTGGAGAAGGTCTTCGAGAGGGACCACAAGGTATTCAGGGTCCCCCAGGACCTacaggaccaccaggaccacAAGGCCCCTCTGGACTACCAGGCCAGGGATTTCCAGGATTACCAGGAAAACCAGGGCCTCCTGGTCCTCAAGGATACCCGGGTTTAGGAAAACCTGGCATGCCAGGATTGCCAGGAAAACCTGGAGGACCTGGACTACCAGGACCCAAAGGTGATCTAGGTCCAAGTGGTGGTGAAGGACCAATTGGGCTTCCGGGGCCTGCGGGTCTACCAGGTCCTCCTGGTCTCCCTGGGGTTTCAAAACAAGGAGGACAAGGCCTTCCAGGGCAGCCAGGTCCTTTAGGAGAGCCTGGTTATAAAGGTCCAATTGGGTTACCTGGTGCTCCAGGCCCCAAAGGAGAGAGTGGAATTGGTCTACCTGGTTTGCCAGGTTTAAAAGGACCTAGTGGACCACCGGGTCCACCTGGACAAGTGGGCCTCCCTGGTGTTGGTAAAACTGGCCTTAATGGTCTTCCTGGACAACCAGGAATACCAGGAAAGCCTGGTTCCCCTGGAGAACCAGGACCAGCAGGGCCACCTGGTGAAGTAGGCCAGCCAGGACCACTAGGTCCGCCAGGAATCGGAATACCTGGGAAAGATGGTTTGAGAGGTTCATCTGGGCTCATGGGAGGGAAAGGGGAGCCAGGCCCTCCTGGTTTACCAGGTGGTCATGGCTTGCCTGGTTATGGTAAACCAGGGTTTCCAGGACCTAAGGGTCACAAGGGACATGCTGGTCTTCCTGGACCACCAGGCATTAAAGGAGATAAAGGTTTTGAGGGTCTTCCAGGTGTCATTGGTCCCACTGGCTCTAGTGGTATGCCTGGGCCACCTGGTCCAATAGGGCCCCCTGGTAGTCTTGGTTTCCCAGGGCAAAGGGGAGAGGATGGCGCTATGGGACCAAGGGGAAATCCAGGAATGAAGGGTGATTTAGGGCCTCCAGGGGTTCCAGGACAGGCAGGTAGGCCAGGAGAAGGTGGGCAACCTGGACCAAGAGGTTTACAAGGGCCCATTGGCCCTAAGGGATTGGCTGGTGTTAGAGGTTTACCT carries:
- the LOC114844430 gene encoding collagen alpha-1(VIII) chain-like; the protein is MVAVPLHSLYLLISVLQLGFLQKAQGGAYYGHKQPPQQHQPLPQYNDGYPQQQFLGNEMPIMPLLPQYGKELPHLPLQKGKERPLIEGKGQTFPRGSKGPLPPLPSGEGLREGPQGIQGPPGPTGPPGPQGPSGLPGQGFPGLPGKPGPPGPQGYPGLGKPGMPGLPGKPGGPGLPGPKGDLGPSGGEGPIGLPGPAGLPGPPGLPGVSKQGGQGLPGQPGPLGEPGYKGPIGLPGAPGPKGESGIGLPGLPGLKGPSGPPGPPGQVGLPGVGKTGLNGLPGQPGIPGKPGSPGEPGPAGPPGEVGQPGPLGPPGIGIPGKDGLRGSSGLMGGKGEPGPPGLPGGHGLPGYGKPGFPGPKGHKGHAGLPGPPGIKGDKGFEGLPGVIGPTGSSGMPGPPGPIGPPGSLGFPGQRGEDGAMGPRGNPGMKGDLGPPGVPGQAGRPGEGGQPGPRGLQGPIGPKGLAGVRGLPGASGAAGLPGPRGEGGQRGENGHQGPQGIPGLTGPGGPIGPPGLPGQKGEMGLPGKPGYPGEGKTGPSGQIGPQGNPGPSGPPGFPGQPGQPGPPGPPGPPSFPDLGQILPVSGPFTGQGYKKTKNGGDIGGSALEMPAFTAKLTNPFPLVGLPIIFDKLLHNGNQNYNPQTGIFTCSVPGIYYFAYHVHCKGSNVWVALMKNNEPVMYTYDEYTKGLLDQASGSAVLPLRQGDSVHVQLPSDQAAGLYAGQYVHTTFSGYLLYTM